In one Molothrus ater isolate BHLD 08-10-18 breed brown headed cowbird chromosome 6, BPBGC_Mater_1.1, whole genome shotgun sequence genomic region, the following are encoded:
- the RCN1 gene encoding LOW QUALITY PROTEIN: reticulocalbin-1 (The sequence of the model RefSeq protein was modified relative to this genomic sequence to represent the inferred CDS: inserted 1 base in 1 codon): MAGGGALRALPALLLLLLAAGALGKPTARQERARAGAAQHEDRPGFQYDHEAFLGKEEARSFDQLSPEESRERLGKIVDRIDDDKDGYITTEELKTWIKRVQKRYIYENVAKVWKDYDLNKDDKIAWEEYKQATYGYYLENPEEFXDASDQHSFKKMLPRDERRFKSADLDGDLAATREEFTAFLHPEEFEHMKNIVVLETLEDIDKNEDGFVDQDEYIADMFANEEGGPEPDWVITEREQFSDFRDLNKDGKMDKDEIQHWILPQDYDHALAEARHLVYESDVDKDQKLTKEEVLDNWNMFVGSQATNYGEDLTRNHDEL; encoded by the exons ATGGCGGGCGGCGGGGCGCTGAGGGCGCTGcccgcgctgctgctgctgctgctggcggcgGGCGCGCTGGGCAAGCCCACGGCGCGGCAGGAGCGGGCCCGGGCCGGAGCCGCGCAGCATGAGGACCGGCCCGGCTTCCAGTACGACCACGAGGCCTTCCTGGGCAAGGAGGAGGCGCGGAGCTTCGACCAGCTCAGCCCGGAGGAGAGCCGGGAGCGCCTGGG GAAGATTGTGGATAGAATAGATGATGACAAAGATGGCTATATCACAACAGAGGAATTAAAAACCTGGATCAAACGAGTGCAGAAACGCTACATCTATGAAAATGTGGCCAAAGTTTGGAAAGACTATGATCTAAACAAGGATGATAAAATTGCCTGGGAAGAATACAAACAAGCCACATATGGTTATTATCTAG AAAACCCAGAAGAAT AAGATGCAAGTGATCAGCACAGTTTTAAGAAAATGCTGCCCAGAGATGAAAGACGATTCAAAAGTGCAGATCTGGATGGAGACTTGGCTGCCACTCGTGAGGAGTTCACTGCTTTCCTGCACCCAGAGGAGTTTGAGCACATGAAAAACATTGTTGTCTTA GAAACCTTAGAAGACATAGACAAAAACGAGGATGGTTTTGTGGATCAAGATGAGTACATTG CTGATATGTTTGCAAATGAAGAGGGTGGACCAGAGCCCGACTGGGTGATTACAGAGCGTGAGCAGTTTTCAGATTTTCGTGATCTCAACAAGGATGGAAAGATGGACAAAGATGAGATCCAGCACTGGATCCTCCCCCAGGACTATGACCATGCACTAGCTGAAGCCAGGCACTTAGTCTATGAATCTGATGTAGACAAG gATCAAAAACTAACAAAAGAGGAAGTTCTAGACAACTGGAACATGTTTGTTGGAAGTCAAGCTACTAATTATGGGGAAGACCTCACGAGAAACCATGATGAGCTATGA